One genomic region from Thalassotalea sp. PS06 encodes:
- a CDS encoding serine hydrolase: protein MKLLSSVFQRNPFLSLLAAATLFSLAGCASKIDNQAPYLAIPKADLNLLSERALAQFYVPGVAVGIVHRGEVVHLQGYGVRDFEQPDTVDQDTLFRLASTSKAFTSAALAILVDEGKIDWDDKVTEYIPEFQMQQDWVSDEFTVKDLLVHRSGLVGGAGDSLLWPEPSGFSRQEIIDSLKYLTPKYGFRSQYAYSNVFYITAGEIVERVSGMPYEDFVDLRLFAPLGMNCFAGDMPADAMNNIATPHGDVAGDLFAIDRNGIQGKATVSAAAGGLVCNVSGMAEWMKLLLNDGKTDSGEALFSKKQLAQMWRSETILSMSKREAERTQSHFKTYALGWRKNDMYGHQVISHTGTLSGMQAYLALVPEQQLGVILLNNGSNGSLRGAMMQEILSAYLKPEDETDWVADYYQYQQQAEQRYLANLSTPQGSNTVLFEENAYAGEYADVWYGGVNITQAKSGTKDLEQSELRIEFEKMVNLKGKLTPFDQHTFVINFDDRNAASPAFIEFVVDAEQQVTGFTLRPFSDKVRDNHAYRDMVFNRLSLGGD, encoded by the coding sequence ATGAAGTTACTCTCCTCTGTTTTCCAACGTAATCCTTTCCTATCTTTACTCGCTGCCGCGACACTATTTTCTCTTGCTGGTTGTGCCTCAAAAATTGACAACCAAGCACCTTATCTGGCGATACCGAAAGCGGATCTCAATCTATTATCCGAACGTGCCTTAGCTCAGTTTTATGTACCAGGTGTGGCGGTGGGCATTGTCCATCGTGGTGAAGTCGTGCATCTGCAAGGCTATGGGGTGCGCGATTTTGAACAACCAGATACCGTTGATCAAGATACCTTATTTCGTTTGGCGTCCACGTCTAAAGCTTTTACCTCCGCGGCTCTGGCTATCTTAGTGGATGAAGGCAAAATCGATTGGGATGACAAGGTCACTGAGTATATTCCTGAGTTTCAGATGCAGCAGGATTGGGTGAGTGATGAATTTACCGTTAAGGATCTGTTGGTTCATCGCAGTGGTTTAGTGGGTGGTGCTGGCGACAGTTTGCTGTGGCCGGAGCCGAGTGGTTTTAGTCGTCAGGAAATTATCGATAGCCTTAAATACTTAACCCCTAAATATGGCTTTCGCAGCCAGTACGCCTACAGCAATGTGTTTTATATTACTGCTGGTGAGATTGTTGAGCGGGTGTCTGGTATGCCTTATGAAGACTTTGTTGACCTGCGCCTATTCGCGCCACTTGGGATGAATTGTTTTGCCGGCGATATGCCAGCTGACGCTATGAATAATATAGCCACGCCGCACGGCGATGTAGCCGGGGATTTGTTTGCCATCGACCGAAATGGCATACAGGGTAAGGCAACGGTTTCGGCCGCGGCGGGTGGATTGGTTTGCAATGTTTCGGGTATGGCTGAGTGGATGAAGCTACTGCTCAACGACGGTAAAACGGATTCAGGTGAGGCTTTATTCTCGAAAAAACAGTTAGCGCAGATGTGGCGCTCTGAGACCATTTTATCTATGTCTAAACGGGAAGCTGAGCGAACCCAGAGTCATTTCAAAACCTATGCTCTTGGCTGGCGCAAAAACGATATGTATGGCCATCAGGTTATCTCTCATACCGGTACCTTATCCGGTATGCAGGCGTATCTGGCGCTGGTGCCCGAGCAACAGCTGGGGGTTATTTTATTAAATAATGGCTCCAACGGCTCATTGCGCGGGGCGATGATGCAGGAAATTTTGAGTGCTTATTTGAAACCTGAGGATGAAACCGATTGGGTTGCTGATTACTACCAATATCAACAACAGGCAGAGCAGCGTTATCTGGCTAATTTATCGACACCGCAAGGCTCGAATACGGTTCTTTTCGAAGAAAACGCCTATGCTGGCGAGTATGCTGATGTCTGGTACGGTGGTGTGAATATCACTCAGGCGAAATCGGGTACCAAGGATTTAGAGCAGTCAGAGCTTAGAATTGAATTTGAAAAAATGGTGAATTTAAAGGGCAAGCTAACGCCGTTTGATCAGCATACCTTTGTGATTAATTTTGATGACCGGAATGCCGCCTCACCGGCATTTATCGAGTTTGTTGTCGATGCCGAACAACAGGTTACCGGCTTTACCCTGCGCCCGTTTAGTGACAAGGTTCGCGATAATCATGCTTATCGGGATATGGTGTTTAATCGCCTGTCGCTGGGCGGCGATTAG